In Dyadobacter sp. NIV53, a single window of DNA contains:
- a CDS encoding pitrilysin family protein, producing the protein MKRNNIRKSGSPNATSLLITEDYQLHTLSNGIRIAHKQVPHTQIAHCGIMLDIGSRDELPHQQGLAHFWEHMAFKGTEKRSSLQIINRLENVGGELNAYTTKEKICFHASVLDDHFEKAIDLLADITFHSVFPEKHIEREKNVILEEMSMYVDSPEDAIQDDFDQLVFANHSLGSNILGTADTVNSFDRDQLFQFINDNMDTERIVVSSVSRLPFSKVIRVAEKYLGDIPQRTAKRVRTAPGIYTPVIDQKERSISQAQCAMGQPSYALLDDKRLPFFMLINLLGGPGMNSRFNLSLREKYGFVYSIEGNYTPYLDTGFMGIFFGTESKQLAKSIALINKELKKVREVPLTTLQLHMTKVQLMGQLAMSEESNMSFMLMMAKSLLDTEKVDSLPEIFSEIQNITSLQLQDIAQEMFNPDNFSYLTFLPE; encoded by the coding sequence ATGAAGAGAAACAATATCCGCAAGAGCGGAAGCCCAAACGCTACCTCACTATTAATTACCGAAGATTATCAATTACATACGCTTTCCAACGGAATACGTATTGCTCATAAACAAGTGCCTCATACACAGATCGCCCATTGCGGAATTATGCTGGATATCGGCAGTCGTGACGAATTGCCGCATCAGCAGGGACTTGCACATTTCTGGGAGCACATGGCTTTCAAGGGAACGGAAAAGAGAAGCTCTTTACAGATTATCAACCGGCTGGAAAACGTTGGCGGTGAATTGAATGCTTACACTACCAAGGAAAAAATATGCTTTCATGCTTCCGTTTTAGACGATCACTTTGAAAAGGCTATTGATTTGCTCGCCGATATAACTTTTCATTCAGTTTTCCCGGAAAAACATATTGAAAGAGAAAAAAATGTTATTCTGGAAGAAATGTCTATGTATGTAGATTCGCCTGAGGATGCGATCCAGGATGATTTTGACCAGCTTGTTTTTGCAAATCATTCATTGGGAAGCAATATTTTAGGAACTGCCGATACAGTTAATTCTTTTGACCGTGATCAGCTATTCCAGTTCATCAATGATAACATGGATACGGAGCGGATCGTCGTTTCTTCGGTGAGCCGATTGCCTTTTTCAAAAGTAATTCGCGTTGCCGAAAAATATTTGGGAGATATCCCACAGCGTACAGCTAAGCGCGTGCGTACTGCCCCAGGTATTTATACGCCTGTAATTGATCAGAAAGAGCGTTCTATTTCTCAGGCGCAATGTGCAATGGGCCAGCCTTCCTATGCTTTACTTGATGATAAAAGACTGCCGTTTTTTATGCTGATCAATTTGCTGGGTGGGCCTGGAATGAATTCACGGTTCAATCTTTCTCTTAGGGAAAAATATGGATTTGTTTATTCCATAGAAGGAAATTACACGCCATATCTGGATACTGGTTTCATGGGTATTTTCTTTGGAACGGAATCCAAACAGCTTGCAAAAAGTATTGCCCTGATCAATAAAGAGCTGAAAAAAGTGCGTGAAGTTCCGCTGACAACATTGCAACTGCATATGACCAAAGTACAGTTAATGGGACAATTGGCCATGTCGGAAGAAAGTAATATGAGTTTTATGCTGATGATGGCAAAAAGCTTACTGGATACCGAAAAGGTAGATTCTCTGCCGGAAATATTTTCAGAAATCCAGAATATTACTTCTTTACAATTACAGGACATAGCACAGGAAATGTTTAATCCTGATAATTTCAGTTACCTGACTTTTCTGCCGGAGTAG
- a CDS encoding pitrilysin family protein: protein MIRYEQFTLDNGLKVFVHEDFSTPMAAVNILYNVGSRDEDEERTGFAHLFEHLMFGGSKNIPSYDIPVQNVGGENNAFTSPDITNYYITLPADNVETAFWLESDRMLSLSFDPNVLEVQRKVVIEEFKQRYLNQPYGDMWLKLRPLAYKEHPYRWATIGKDIEHIERATMDDVQNFFFRFYRPNNAVMVVAGAVKFNQIKELAKKWFDSIPAGAPYVRNIPREPLQTEARHLETSAAVPLNSLVKVFHMPGRYENGFYASDLISDILGRGKSSRLYQALLKDKPLFNSISASVTSSLDPGLLLIKGNLNPGISLEEADEAVKEVLHEMVLNGTTADEVTKVKNQTEATLAFSEVELLNRAMNLAFAANAGNVDWANDDAGIIRNLTKEDINEAARKVLKPENGSTLYYRAEA from the coding sequence ATGATTCGCTACGAGCAGTTTACGTTGGATAATGGCCTGAAAGTTTTTGTCCACGAAGATTTTTCAACACCCATGGCTGCGGTTAATATTCTATATAATGTGGGTTCAAGGGACGAAGATGAAGAACGGACTGGATTTGCACATCTCTTTGAACACCTGATGTTTGGGGGCTCAAAAAATATCCCCAGTTACGACATTCCTGTACAGAATGTAGGGGGAGAAAACAACGCTTTTACGTCACCTGATATAACCAATTACTATATTACGTTGCCTGCCGACAATGTAGAAACGGCTTTTTGGCTGGAATCTGACCGGATGCTTAGTCTTTCTTTTGATCCGAATGTGCTGGAAGTACAGCGAAAAGTTGTAATTGAAGAATTTAAACAGCGCTATCTGAACCAGCCTTATGGCGATATGTGGCTAAAATTAAGGCCATTGGCATATAAGGAGCACCCATATCGCTGGGCAACAATAGGAAAAGATATTGAGCACATTGAACGCGCCACAATGGACGATGTCCAGAACTTTTTCTTCCGTTTTTACCGCCCGAATAATGCGGTCATGGTTGTAGCTGGTGCAGTAAAATTTAACCAGATTAAAGAATTGGCAAAAAAATGGTTTGACAGTATTCCAGCCGGGGCACCTTATGTTCGTAATATCCCAAGGGAACCACTGCAAACAGAAGCCAGACATTTGGAAACATCCGCTGCTGTTCCGTTAAATTCGCTGGTCAAGGTTTTTCACATGCCGGGGCGTTATGAAAACGGTTTTTACGCAAGCGATCTGATCAGTGATATATTGGGACGAGGAAAATCTTCGCGTTTGTACCAGGCTCTGTTAAAAGACAAGCCACTTTTTAACAGCATCAGTGCCAGTGTTACCTCATCTCTTGATCCGGGATTGTTGTTAATAAAGGGCAATCTGAATCCTGGTATTTCGCTTGAAGAAGCTGACGAAGCTGTAAAAGAAGTTTTGCATGAAATGGTATTAAATGGTACCACAGCAGATGAAGTGACTAAGGTAAAAAACCAGACAGAGGCAACTCTGGCATTCTCAGAAGTTGAATTACTGAACCGTGCGATGAATCTTGCTTTTGCAGCCAACGCCGGTAATGTGGATTGGGCTAATGACGATGCAGGAATTATCAGAAATCTTACAAAAGAAGATATAAATGAAGCCGCAAGAAAAGTTTTGAAGCCAGAAAATGGTTCGACACTTTATTATAGAGCTGAGGCGTAA
- a CDS encoding glycosyltransferase family 1 protein, with protein sequence MRIGFDAKRAFANKTGLGNYSRFVLDSLYNHEKGHEFIAYTPKNNKNLFPDFPQKSVIFPKTFFDRKLSAYWRYSSITTQLQKDRVSIFHGLSNEIPRGLAKANIASVVTIHDLIFEKLPSHYKAIDRAIYRHKFKSACERADAVIAISEQTKGDLIDIYRVDQNKIHVIYQDCNPVFKKTVDLQKRLEINKEYGINAPYVLCVGTIEERKNQLRLVQAFTRIKNKEFKLVLVGKQTLYTQKIHDFIAENNLIDQILILENVPTDHLPALYQEAELFAYISIYEGFGIPILEALNSGTPVLAAKGSCLEEAGGPGGLYADPYDLDDITNQLQKLLDNPGLRKSLAELGKQHMEKFTGKQIAHQLLELYTKIDRHNL encoded by the coding sequence ATGCGTATCGGATTTGATGCTAAAAGAGCTTTTGCCAACAAAACAGGACTTGGAAATTACAGCCGTTTTGTTCTTGATTCTCTGTATAATCATGAAAAAGGGCATGAATTCATAGCATACACTCCGAAAAACAATAAGAATCTTTTTCCTGATTTCCCTCAGAAATCAGTGATTTTCCCTAAAACTTTTTTTGACCGGAAACTGTCAGCTTACTGGCGATACTCGTCTATTACAACCCAGCTTCAAAAAGACCGGGTTTCTATATTTCATGGATTAAGTAATGAAATACCGCGGGGACTTGCAAAGGCAAATATCGCCTCAGTAGTAACCATCCATGATCTCATTTTTGAAAAATTACCTTCACATTATAAAGCGATTGACCGTGCTATTTATCGTCATAAATTTAAATCTGCCTGTGAAAGAGCTGATGCGGTAATTGCCATAAGTGAACAAACAAAAGGTGATTTGATCGACATTTATCGTGTCGATCAGAACAAAATTCATGTCATTTACCAGGATTGTAATCCGGTTTTCAAAAAGACTGTCGATCTTCAAAAAAGACTGGAAATAAACAAAGAATATGGAATCAATGCGCCATATGTTCTTTGTGTCGGAACAATTGAAGAGCGAAAAAACCAGTTGCGATTGGTACAAGCCTTTACCAGAATAAAAAACAAAGAATTCAAATTGGTCCTGGTTGGGAAACAAACTTTGTATACACAGAAAATCCACGATTTTATTGCGGAAAATAACCTGATTGACCAGATTCTGATTTTAGAAAATGTTCCAACGGATCATCTTCCCGCCTTGTATCAGGAAGCGGAGCTTTTCGCTTATATTTCTATTTATGAGGGTTTTGGAATACCTATTCTGGAAGCATTGAATAGCGGGACACCGGTACTTGCAGCAAAAGGATCATGTCTGGAAGAAGCGGGCGGGCCCGGCGGCTTATATGCAGATCCGTATGATCTGGATGATATTACTAATCAGCTGCAAAAGTTACTTGATAATCCCGGACTGAGAAAATCGCTGGCAGAACTTGGAAAGCAACATATGGAAAAATTTACAGGCAAACAAATTGCTCATCAGCTTTTGGAATTATACACCAAAATAGACAGGCATAACCTGTAA
- a CDS encoding lipopolysaccharide assembly protein LapB, producing the protein MMEKNFGERKDYMKETLLRFERMIKTNEPVFFDLETYEKVTAHYIEKGDWEKAFQACELGLADFPYSLDLLLSKVQLHANRGEHDMAMEILERAALFHPGDVEISFMQVGISNMMGEYEEALEVLENLLQRVEDKDEIYFQIGQTYQNWGKYDEAIKNYKRSLKNNLNNESALYELAHCLDLVGQLESHLGYYHELVDRDPFSHHAWYNLGIAFSKLERYEDAVNAYEYATLVKDDFASAFFQLGNSYMNLEKYEDAKNQYLKAMELEGELPETCCCLGTCYEKLGEFETAIKYYRLTVKLDNQWDDGWYGLGICFSELGRWYEAAGFIRKAIQITELNPDYWLALAETEFKVGNVISAFEAFEKAAEIEPSNPDIWLKWSHVLFEQGNYARACDLLQAAIDDMPEEADLYYRMAVYQIHSGDYREALINLEVALTLDYDAHIQLFDFFPDLEKQKALYRIIEQYREK; encoded by the coding sequence ATTATATGAAAGAAACCTTGCTCAGGTTTGAAAGAATGATTAAAACCAATGAGCCCGTGTTTTTTGATTTGGAAACATACGAAAAAGTTACGGCTCATTATATAGAAAAAGGGGATTGGGAAAAAGCTTTTCAGGCATGTGAACTGGGCCTCGCAGATTTTCCGTATTCACTGGATCTTCTTTTAAGTAAAGTACAGCTTCATGCCAACCGCGGTGAACATGATATGGCAATGGAAATTTTAGAGCGTGCAGCTCTTTTTCATCCCGGTGATGTGGAAATATCTTTTATGCAAGTGGGTATTTCTAATATGATGGGTGAGTATGAAGAAGCGCTGGAAGTATTGGAAAACCTCTTGCAGAGAGTAGAAGATAAAGATGAAATTTATTTCCAGATAGGACAAACTTATCAGAACTGGGGGAAATATGATGAAGCGATTAAAAATTATAAAAGGTCGCTCAAAAATAACCTGAATAACGAAAGTGCATTGTATGAGCTTGCCCATTGCCTGGACCTTGTTGGGCAACTGGAAAGCCATTTAGGATATTATCATGAACTGGTAGACCGTGATCCGTTTTCCCATCACGCCTGGTATAACCTCGGAATAGCGTTCAGCAAGCTCGAAAGATATGAAGATGCAGTAAATGCCTACGAATACGCTACGCTTGTAAAGGACGATTTTGCGTCTGCTTTTTTTCAGCTGGGCAATTCATACATGAATCTTGAAAAGTATGAGGATGCCAAAAATCAGTATCTCAAAGCAATGGAACTGGAAGGAGAGCTTCCTGAAACTTGCTGTTGCCTGGGAACATGTTATGAAAAACTTGGGGAATTTGAAACGGCTATTAAATATTATCGCCTGACCGTAAAGCTTGATAATCAGTGGGATGATGGCTGGTATGGATTAGGAATATGTTTCAGTGAATTGGGACGTTGGTACGAAGCAGCAGGCTTTATCCGAAAAGCAATCCAGATTACTGAACTCAATCCTGATTATTGGCTTGCATTGGCAGAAACTGAGTTTAAGGTTGGAAATGTAATATCAGCTTTTGAAGCATTTGAAAAAGCAGCAGAAATTGAACCTTCTAATCCGGATATATGGCTGAAATGGTCGCATGTGCTTTTTGAACAGGGAAATTATGCACGCGCCTGTGATCTTTTACAAGCTGCAATTGACGATATGCCGGAAGAAGCGGATCTTTATTATCGTATGGCAGTTTACCAGATTCATTCAGGGGATTATCGCGAGGCGCTGATCAATCTTGAAGTGGCACTTACCCTTGATTATGACGCGCATATTCAACTATTTGATTTCTTCCCTGATCTGGAAAAACAAAAAGCGTTGTACAGGATAATCGAACAATACCGCGAAAAATAA
- a CDS encoding GxxExxY protein, whose translation MEYTPLSESIEEIGNAIVNAAFKVHKELGPGLLERIYEACMAHELIKAGYSVKRQVEIPFIYDNIIFEEGLRLDLLVNNSVIIELKAVELVNPVWKAQIISHLKLTELPLVHLINFNVPLIKQGISRFRV comes from the coding sequence ATGGAGTATACACCACTATCAGAAAGTATTGAAGAAATTGGCAATGCAATAGTAAATGCAGCCTTTAAAGTTCATAAAGAATTAGGTCCGGGTTTACTTGAAAGAATATATGAAGCCTGTATGGCGCACGAGCTTATTAAAGCAGGATATTCCGTAAAGCGGCAGGTTGAAATTCCATTTATTTATGATAATATTATTTTTGAAGAGGGATTGAGATTAGATCTTTTAGTTAATAATTCAGTAATTATTGAACTCAAAGCAGTAGAGTTGGTCAATCCTGTTTGGAAAGCTCAAATAATCAGTCATTTAAAACTTACCGAGTTACCATTGGTGCACTTAATCAACTTTAATGTTCCTTTGATTAAGCAAGGAATTAGCAGATTTAGAGTATAA
- a CDS encoding glycosylase, whose product MYYDKFILEKGMSVKYQLLVLLFPVIFIGCNSSNQKINETQKADQPEFPSELVNFKSYEANPVFKGTGDSAKWDEKIRERGFILKEDSTYYMWYTGYTNKTGEEMKYLGLATSPDGLKWTRFPQNPIHQSLWVEDVFVLKSDSTYYMFAESRGDSAHLLTSSDKLSWKDQGALDIRLKNGKPIEKGPYGTPTVWKENDLWYLFYERNDAAVWLATSKDLKVWTNVQDEPVLNCGPEKYDQYAVAFNQIIKYMGLYYAYYHASAFKKWHDWSTNIAVSKDLVHWKKYEKNPILGGDTSSGIVVNDGKQFRLYAMHPEVRVYFPRK is encoded by the coding sequence ATGTACTATGACAAATTCATTCTCGAAAAAGGTATGTCTGTAAAATATCAATTGCTGGTTTTATTATTTCCTGTAATATTCATTGGTTGCAATTCTTCAAACCAGAAAATTAATGAAACCCAAAAAGCAGATCAACCAGAATTTCCATCTGAGCTGGTCAATTTCAAGTCGTATGAAGCTAATCCCGTTTTTAAAGGTACGGGAGACTCTGCTAAATGGGATGAAAAGATCCGGGAACGTGGGTTTATTTTAAAGGAAGACAGTACTTATTATATGTGGTATACAGGCTATACCAACAAAACCGGTGAGGAAATGAAATATCTGGGACTCGCCACTTCTCCAGATGGTTTAAAATGGACGCGATTTCCACAAAATCCTATTCATCAATCTCTATGGGTCGAAGATGTTTTTGTACTCAAATCTGATAGTACCTATTATATGTTTGCCGAAAGCCGGGGCGATTCAGCTCATTTGCTTACTTCCTCTGATAAGCTTAGCTGGAAAGACCAGGGAGCATTGGATATAAGGCTTAAAAATGGAAAACCAATTGAAAAAGGCCCATACGGAACGCCAACGGTTTGGAAAGAAAATGATCTCTGGTATTTGTTTTATGAACGAAATGATGCGGCGGTTTGGCTTGCAACTTCAAAGGATTTGAAAGTATGGACTAATGTTCAGGATGAACCGGTGCTGAATTGCGGTCCTGAAAAATATGATCAGTATGCTGTTGCTTTCAATCAGATTATTAAATATATGGGGTTATACTATGCTTATTACCACGCATCAGCCTTCAAAAAATGGCATGACTGGTCCACAAATATTGCAGTTTCGAAAGATCTTGTTCACTGGAAAAAGTACGAAAAAAATCCGATTCTGGGAGGTGATACTTCTAGCGGAATTGTAGTGAATGATGGAAAGCAGTTTAGATTATATGCTATGCATCCGGAAGTGCGGGTTTATTTTCCGAGGAAATAA